The following are encoded together in the Chloroherpetonaceae bacterium genome:
- a CDS encoding geranylgeranyl diphosphate reductase, translating to MKCDVAVIGGGPGGATAANELAKAGVDVVLIERNLNNAKPCGGAIPLGLIEEFEIPDELVERKVTQMAVRSPKGRIIEMSMPNGYVGMVRRERFDKFLRERAAQSGAELLEAKMQSVKAVGDGYTISVDATGQGISQIQAKFVLGADGANSKTAHDLSFPPNEFKAVALQQRFHYAPELARYQNLVEIWFDGEVSPDFYAWVFPKADHIAVGTGTEDTRGNIKQLQKRFREKLQLHMEPYYEEAAKIPMHPRKLFARDTVALIGDAAGLVTPSNGEGIFFAMKSGKMAAHTLLDILAKREQSLSRYEKTFRRTYFTIYAGLALLQWVYYRNDRLRESFVAICEDKHVQQITFDSYLYKKMVPAPLWVQAKITAKNLYHLVRGH from the coding sequence ATGAAGTGCGATGTAGCAGTTATTGGCGGAGGGCCGGGCGGCGCAACGGCAGCAAACGAGCTGGCTAAAGCAGGCGTTGATGTCGTGTTGATTGAGCGCAACCTTAACAATGCAAAACCTTGCGGGGGCGCAATTCCACTGGGCTTAATTGAGGAGTTTGAGATTCCAGATGAGCTGGTGGAGCGCAAGGTAACACAAATGGCGGTGCGCTCGCCGAAAGGACGCATCATTGAAATGTCAATGCCAAACGGGTATGTCGGAATGGTGCGCCGTGAGCGATTTGATAAGTTCTTGCGGGAGCGCGCGGCACAGTCGGGTGCCGAACTGCTCGAAGCGAAAATGCAGAGCGTAAAAGCAGTAGGAGACGGCTACACCATTTCAGTCGATGCAACCGGTCAAGGCATCTCGCAAATTCAGGCGAAGTTTGTGCTCGGTGCCGACGGAGCAAACTCCAAAACCGCACACGACCTGTCTTTTCCACCCAATGAATTCAAAGCAGTCGCTCTTCAGCAGCGCTTCCACTATGCGCCTGAGCTGGCGCGATACCAAAATCTGGTGGAGATTTGGTTCGATGGAGAAGTCTCACCCGATTTTTATGCGTGGGTGTTTCCAAAAGCCGACCATATTGCCGTAGGCACAGGCACTGAAGATACACGTGGCAACATCAAACAACTGCAAAAACGCTTCCGCGAAAAGCTCCAGCTTCACATGGAGCCTTACTATGAAGAAGCGGCTAAAATTCCAATGCATCCACGCAAGCTCTTTGCGCGTGACACTGTCGCACTCATCGGCGATGCAGCAGGACTGGTAACCCCCTCTAACGGCGAAGGCATTTTCTTTGCGATGAAAAGCGGTAAGATGGCGGCTCACACTTTGCTGGATATTCTTGCCAAAAGAGAGCAATCTCTCTCGAGATACGAGAAAACCTTCCGTAGAACTTATTTCACGATATATGCAGGCTTAGCTCTCCTGCAATGGGTGTATTATCGCAACGACCGCTTGCGCGAAAGTTTCGTAGCAATCTGCGAAGACAAGCACGTGCAGCAAATTACCTTCGACTCTTATCTCTACAAGAAAATGGTGCCAGCCCCGCTTTGGGTGCAGGCCAAAATCACGGCAAAAAATCTCTACCACCTTGTGCGGGGGCACTAA
- a CDS encoding bifunctional UDP-3-O-[3-hydroxymyristoyl] N-acetylglucosamine deacetylase/3-hydroxyacyl-ACP dehydratase — translation MLAYQRTIKREVSIWGWGLHTGQECMITFKPAPEDYGYRFVRADMPDSPEIPADIDHVVDIRRGTTIAVGEAKVHTTEHVLAALYGLQIDNCRIELTGPEPPVLDGSSKPFVDALLSVGFEQQSAPKNYLIIDETVEYVDEARGVHIVGLPLDGFRATIMIDYKNPALGSQHTGIFDMEKEFATEFAGARTFCFLSEVAELANQGLIKGADIDNAIVIVDRPFSQSELDDLARKLSRNKNGVHLEIGENGILNNRQLRYPNEPARHKLLDLLGDLALIGMPIKAQILAARPGHAANVEFVKKLRKLIEKNKLTRKYQHERRAGIVFDAAAIARILPHRYPFLLIDRILEFKLDEKIVAVKNVTINEPFFQGHFPGNPIMPGVLILEAMAQSGGILLLNGNEGFQDKDVYFMGIDKARFRKPVTPGDTLIIESVVKNRRKSVCQFVSQAFVRGELVCEAELMATVVPRQRTENGKSVHLESK, via the coding sequence ATGCTCGCTTATCAGCGCACCATTAAAAGAGAGGTCTCAATTTGGGGCTGGGGACTGCACACAGGGCAGGAGTGTATGATTACCTTCAAGCCTGCACCTGAAGATTATGGCTACCGCTTTGTGCGTGCCGATATGCCAGATTCACCAGAAATCCCAGCAGATATTGACCATGTGGTAGATATTCGGCGCGGCACGACCATCGCAGTCGGTGAAGCTAAGGTGCATACTACAGAGCACGTGCTTGCAGCACTGTACGGCTTGCAAATTGATAACTGCCGCATTGAGCTAACTGGTCCTGAGCCACCTGTCTTAGATGGCAGTAGCAAACCTTTTGTCGATGCGCTGCTTTCTGTTGGTTTCGAGCAGCAGTCTGCACCTAAAAATTACCTCATCATTGATGAAACGGTCGAATATGTCGATGAAGCGCGCGGCGTGCATATTGTAGGGCTACCCTTAGATGGCTTTCGCGCCACCATTATGATTGATTACAAAAACCCTGCGCTCGGCTCACAGCACACAGGTATTTTCGATATGGAAAAGGAGTTTGCGACCGAGTTTGCTGGAGCGCGCACCTTCTGCTTTCTGAGTGAAGTTGCCGAGCTGGCTAATCAAGGGCTAATCAAAGGCGCAGATATTGACAATGCAATTGTGATTGTCGACCGCCCCTTCTCACAAAGCGAACTGGATGACTTAGCCCGCAAGCTGTCCAGAAACAAAAACGGTGTGCATCTTGAAATCGGCGAAAATGGAATTCTCAACAACCGCCAACTGCGCTATCCCAATGAACCAGCACGACACAAGCTTTTAGACTTGCTGGGCGACTTAGCCTTAATTGGAATGCCAATTAAAGCGCAGATTTTGGCTGCACGTCCAGGACATGCTGCCAATGTGGAGTTTGTAAAGAAACTGCGCAAACTCATTGAGAAAAATAAACTCACACGCAAGTATCAGCATGAGCGGCGCGCGGGCATTGTCTTCGATGCAGCAGCAATTGCGCGCATTTTGCCACACCGCTATCCTTTTCTGCTCATAGACCGCATTCTGGAGTTCAAACTCGATGAAAAAATCGTAGCGGTGAAAAACGTAACCATCAACGAACCCTTCTTTCAGGGGCATTTTCCGGGTAACCCAATTATGCCCGGCGTGCTCATTTTGGAGGCGATGGCGCAATCAGGCGGCATTTTGCTACTTAACGGCAACGAGGGCTTTCAAGATAAAGATGTCTATTTTATGGGCATTGACAAAGCACGCTTCCGCAAACCCGTCACGCCCGGCGACACGCTCATTATTGAGTCTGTTGTAAAGAATCGTCGAAAAAGCGTCTGCCAATTTGTCTCGCAAGCTTTTGTGAGAGGTGAGCTGGTATGCGAGGCAGAATTAATGGCGACAGTTGTGCCCAGACAAAGAACCGAAAACGGCAAGTCTGTGCATCTCGAGAGTAAGTAA
- the dusB gene encoding tRNA dihydrouridine synthase DusB, whose product MRIGNLQFTQPIVLAPMEDVTDPSFRRLCKRFGADIVYTEFISSEGLVRGAAKSMRKLKVFDDERPVAIQIFGNQVEAMVEAALIAEAANPDFIDINYGCPTKQVAGRGAGSGLLCNPKLMEEITSAVVKAVKLPVTAKTRIGWDENSISILDTVKRLEGCGIQALTIHGRTRAQMFKGTANWEWIARAKEIATIPIIGNGDIWQASDVVRRFAETKVDGVMIGRGAIGNPFIFREAKHLLQTGQPLPPPTHHERIQVAMEHLRMSVEWKGEKYGVLEMRRHYSSYLRGLPNVSKVRDRIVRENDWRVVLEILTEYEQECDRHLAEGTFERYAEFRNDHSKKWMPDPDPNFAVVAEM is encoded by the coding sequence ATGCGAATCGGGAATCTTCAATTCACGCAGCCGATTGTCTTAGCACCGATGGAAGATGTAACCGATCCATCGTTTCGACGCTTGTGTAAGCGCTTTGGCGCCGACATTGTCTATACGGAATTCATCAGTTCTGAAGGCTTGGTGCGCGGCGCAGCTAAATCTATGCGCAAGCTCAAGGTTTTCGATGACGAGCGCCCGGTAGCTATTCAAATTTTCGGCAATCAGGTCGAGGCAATGGTAGAAGCAGCGCTGATTGCCGAAGCTGCAAATCCTGACTTCATTGACATTAATTATGGCTGTCCCACAAAGCAAGTGGCAGGGCGTGGGGCAGGTTCTGGACTGCTTTGCAATCCGAAGCTGATGGAAGAGATTACCTCAGCGGTGGTCAAAGCGGTCAAGCTCCCTGTGACAGCAAAAACCCGCATCGGTTGGGACGAAAATTCCATTTCCATTTTGGACACCGTCAAGCGCTTGGAGGGCTGTGGGATTCAAGCGCTCACCATTCACGGACGCACACGCGCGCAGATGTTCAAAGGAACGGCTAACTGGGAGTGGATTGCACGTGCCAAAGAAATTGCTACCATTCCCATCATTGGTAATGGCGACATCTGGCAAGCATCTGACGTCGTGCGACGCTTTGCAGAAACCAAAGTCGATGGCGTGATGATTGGTCGTGGCGCAATTGGCAACCCGTTTATCTTCCGAGAAGCCAAGCACCTTTTGCAAACAGGGCAGCCGCTGCCACCACCAACCCACCATGAGCGCATTCAAGTTGCAATGGAGCACCTTCGAATGTCGGTCGAGTGGAAAGGGGAAAAGTATGGGGTGCTGGAAATGCGTCGTCATTACTCGAGCTACCTGAGAGGGTTACCGAATGTGAGCAAAGTGCGCGACCGCATTGTGCGAGAAAATGACTGGCGTGTTGTACTGGAAATTTTGACTGAATACGAGCAAGAGTGCGACCGTCATCTGGCTGAAGGCACATTTGAGCGTTATGCTGAATTTCGTAACGACCACTCCAAGAAGTGGATGCCTGACCCAGACCCTAATTTTGCAGTAGTGGCTGAAATGTAG
- a CDS encoding ATP-binding protein encodes MPLAVSLTTDALLQPSERLARLSSLIRFYWRTNLDSILHYARELDSLGIAFGNLNAQADAADAISYALERRAEYDTALVLRKKALSLYLELSRLDRVAWSYHSLGNLYDYLGLPDAALSFHFKALRLRDSLGLTKDLLWSYNRIADIYLSQGKDDLARSYREKALELAKALNDPSALCATIGALAKHEVQTNPNQAEQYARQSLALADSLGDKFYAATAISVLGDVELFRNHPKSALSHYRKALMLFEEFGAKRLVSRTLIDIGNAYLRLGAYDSAAAVAAKALSTAMLSHSRNEEKAAWLLLTDIAVERQDYKQAVAFQMQYIVLRDSILSEERERNIAFLQEEFETRRKEQLLQHLAREKELEQNRRNLLLAATGIITALGLGIFALLVALNRQKQIRLQETEARAKVLEKMNEIQASLRAEAEMAQLDLEKANRALSEALQKLAEKHAEAEQEREKAITASNKLAEALAAIERQRDELAEQRRIAEEASAFKSELLAIAAHDLKNPLQVILGFAQLLKGKLENPELAAQIESAARKMLALIKELLESTAVEAGQIQLDLQPTNIGALVKLSVSFNEPAAAQKNQTIHFEAAPNCFANVDARRFTEVIDNLISNAIKYSPSGANIYISVARLPLQHSHRRRKEDWPCALPENDVIEIAVRDEGQGLSEEDMRKIFRRFQRLSAQPTGGETSTGLGLSIAKRIVELHSGLIWAESAGLGKGATFYVALPAMMPIATDSPEQLQVQNDQTTSFDCG; translated from the coding sequence GTGCCGCTTGCCGTGAGCCTGACAACTGACGCATTGCTCCAGCCTTCGGAGCGCCTTGCTCGACTCTCATCGCTCATTCGCTTTTACTGGCGCACCAATCTCGATAGCATTTTGCACTACGCCAGAGAGCTGGACTCATTAGGTATCGCCTTCGGCAACCTTAATGCGCAAGCCGATGCAGCAGACGCAATAAGCTATGCCCTTGAACGCCGTGCGGAATACGACACCGCACTTGTTCTGCGTAAGAAAGCGCTTTCACTCTACTTAGAGCTAAGTCGCCTTGATAGAGTGGCGTGGAGTTACCATAGCTTAGGTAACCTCTACGACTATTTAGGCCTGCCTGATGCCGCACTGTCGTTTCACTTCAAAGCGCTTAGGCTGCGTGACTCGCTAGGCCTGACAAAAGACTTGCTCTGGTCATACAACCGCATTGCCGACATTTATCTCAGTCAAGGCAAAGATGACCTTGCGCGGTCTTACCGTGAAAAAGCCCTCGAGCTTGCAAAAGCACTGAATGATCCATCAGCACTTTGTGCGACAATCGGTGCACTGGCAAAGCACGAAGTTCAAACTAACCCCAATCAAGCTGAGCAGTATGCGCGCCAATCTCTGGCACTGGCAGACTCTCTGGGCGATAAGTTCTATGCTGCGACCGCTATCAGTGTGTTAGGCGATGTGGAACTCTTTCGCAATCACCCAAAATCTGCGTTATCTCACTATCGCAAAGCGCTGATGCTGTTCGAAGAGTTTGGCGCAAAGCGGCTTGTAAGCAGAACACTAATCGATATTGGTAATGCCTATTTGAGGCTTGGTGCTTACGACAGTGCAGCGGCGGTCGCCGCCAAAGCACTTTCAACAGCGATGCTCTCTCACTCTCGCAATGAAGAAAAAGCGGCGTGGCTGCTTCTAACCGATATTGCCGTTGAGAGGCAAGACTACAAGCAGGCTGTAGCTTTTCAGATGCAGTATATTGTGCTGCGAGATTCAATTTTGTCGGAAGAGCGTGAGCGCAACATTGCCTTTTTGCAGGAAGAATTTGAAACACGCCGCAAGGAGCAACTGCTTCAGCATTTAGCCCGAGAAAAAGAACTTGAACAAAATCGGCGTAACTTACTGCTTGCAGCAACAGGGATTATCACAGCACTCGGCCTTGGCATCTTTGCACTGTTAGTCGCCCTCAATCGCCAAAAACAGATACGCTTGCAAGAAACAGAAGCCAGAGCCAAGGTGCTCGAGAAAATGAATGAGATTCAAGCTTCGCTCCGTGCAGAAGCGGAGATGGCGCAGCTGGATTTAGAGAAAGCAAACCGAGCGCTCTCAGAAGCCTTGCAGAAACTGGCGGAAAAGCACGCTGAAGCAGAGCAAGAGCGAGAGAAGGCAATTACCGCAAGCAACAAACTGGCTGAAGCCCTTGCAGCAATTGAGCGCCAGCGCGATGAACTGGCTGAACAGCGTCGCATTGCCGAAGAAGCTAGTGCATTCAAAAGTGAGCTTTTGGCGATTGCGGCACACGACCTTAAAAACCCGCTGCAGGTCATTCTTGGCTTTGCGCAGCTGCTCAAGGGCAAGTTGGAGAATCCAGAACTGGCTGCTCAAATTGAGTCGGCAGCGCGCAAAATGCTAGCACTCATTAAAGAGTTGCTGGAGAGTACTGCCGTAGAAGCTGGACAAATCCAGTTAGACTTGCAGCCAACAAACATTGGGGCACTAGTAAAACTATCTGTCTCGTTCAATGAACCTGCGGCGGCGCAAAAAAATCAAACCATTCACTTTGAGGCCGCGCCGAACTGTTTTGCAAATGTCGATGCGAGGCGTTTTACAGAAGTCATTGATAACCTTATCTCAAATGCAATCAAATACTCCCCGTCGGGGGCTAACATCTACATAAGCGTAGCTCGGCTTCCGCTGCAGCACAGTCATCGACGCCGCAAAGAGGACTGGCCATGTGCGCTTCCTGAAAATGATGTGATTGAAATTGCCGTGCGAGATGAAGGGCAGGGGCTATCTGAAGAGGATATGAGAAAAATTTTCCGTAGATTCCAGCGACTTTCAGCTCAACCTACTGGCGGAGAGACCTCAACAGGCTTGGGCTTGTCCATCGCCAAAAGAATCGTCGAGCTGCACAGTGGTCTCATCTGGGCAGAGTCGGCTGGGCTTGGCAAAGGTGCAACCTTCTATGTGGCTCTGCCCGCCATGATGCCAATTGCAACCGATTCACCTGAACAACTGCAAGTGCAAAATGACCAAACCACGTCTTTTGATTGTGGATGA
- a CDS encoding response regulator, giving the protein MTKPRLLIVDDDAAQQLFYLSALSGYNLEIDVSSDGWQALRKVSGTQYDLIFLDMAMPKMSGIDFLSAVSDMPNVVLPLTIVISSLSQKEKMMEALSLGASAYLLKPVEVAQLKSLVEDYLGAIAPASPAADVGTYSSKRPLPQNQTAFTAENTAKTKQSQFDSLTKAMATMVFQKITATLVVETQLGTAELNYYRGKLRHVKFLNQTGIDALETLRKLPPISITLAP; this is encoded by the coding sequence ATGACCAAACCACGTCTTTTGATTGTGGATGACGATGCGGCACAGCAGCTCTTCTACCTTTCGGCTCTGTCTGGCTACAACCTCGAGATTGATGTGTCTTCCGACGGCTGGCAAGCGCTGCGCAAAGTCTCTGGGACGCAGTATGACCTCATCTTTTTGGACATGGCAATGCCAAAGATGTCCGGCATTGACTTTCTGAGTGCGGTGTCTGATATGCCAAATGTCGTGCTGCCTTTGACGATTGTCATTAGCAGTCTGAGTCAGAAAGAAAAAATGATGGAAGCGCTCTCGCTGGGCGCAAGTGCTTATTTGCTCAAGCCAGTTGAAGTGGCGCAGCTCAAAAGCCTTGTTGAAGACTATCTGGGCGCGATTGCGCCAGCTTCGCCTGCTGCAGACGTAGGGACTTATTCAAGCAAGCGGCCACTGCCGCAAAACCAAACTGCCTTTACGGCAGAGAACACAGCAAAAACCAAGCAAAGTCAATTTGATTCGCTCACGAAGGCAATGGCGACGATGGTGTTTCAGAAAATCACTGCCACGCTGGTCGTGGAAACACAGCTGGGCACCGCAGAGTTAAATTACTACCGTGGAAAGTTGCGCCATGTAAAGTTTCTAAACCAAACTGGCATTGATGCGCTAGAGACGCTGCGCAAACTACCGCCGATTTCCATTACCTTAGCACCATAG
- the hisD gene encoding histidinol dehydrogenase, which produces MFKVIDYQSPDLLQAFLSRRHSFDVEAEQRVRGIIDAVQTEGDAAVRRFTKEFDGVDLRRFRVSPKALQTALKAVPKSLFKILEQAAENITRFHEHELEKSFFYDDGDGVVIGQKVTPIERAMCYVPGGKAVYPSSVLMNVIPAKVAGVREIFITSPVGASGQIHPHIAAAAAVVGVDCLYQIGGAQAIAAFAFGTEQVPKVDKITGPGNKYVAIAKRLVFGVVSIDSVAGPSEIAIIADETANPTYLVLDLFSQAEHDEDASAVLITPSRPLADAVQKEAARWLPKMARKHIIQAAIQRHSAIILVKDLAQACDAANQLAPEHLEVQTAQPWELLPHLRHAGAIFLGEHSSEPVGDYFAGPNHTLPTSGTARFFSALSTRDFLKRTSIIHYTKARLMKTGESIAAFADAEALQAHAEAIRIRLRQ; this is translated from the coding sequence GTGTTCAAAGTCATTGATTATCAATCGCCGGATTTACTGCAGGCGTTTCTTTCACGCCGCCACAGCTTTGACGTTGAAGCCGAGCAGCGTGTTAGAGGCATTATAGATGCTGTCCAAACTGAAGGCGATGCGGCTGTGCGGCGCTTTACCAAGGAGTTTGATGGCGTGGACCTGAGACGCTTTCGAGTTTCACCGAAGGCGCTGCAAACTGCCTTGAAAGCAGTGCCAAAGTCGCTCTTTAAGATTTTGGAGCAAGCCGCAGAGAATATCACGCGCTTCCATGAGCATGAGCTTGAAAAGAGCTTCTTCTATGATGATGGCGATGGCGTCGTAATTGGTCAAAAGGTTACACCAATTGAGCGCGCAATGTGCTACGTGCCCGGCGGCAAGGCCGTCTATCCCTCTTCGGTCTTGATGAATGTCATACCAGCCAAAGTCGCAGGGGTGCGTGAGATTTTCATTACATCGCCCGTAGGGGCATCTGGGCAAATTCATCCACACATTGCCGCAGCAGCAGCAGTCGTCGGTGTCGACTGCCTCTACCAAATTGGTGGCGCGCAAGCTATTGCAGCCTTTGCATTTGGCACAGAGCAAGTGCCAAAAGTGGATAAAATCACAGGGCCGGGCAACAAGTATGTCGCAATTGCAAAGCGGCTGGTATTTGGTGTGGTCTCAATTGATTCCGTCGCAGGACCGTCCGAGATTGCCATTATCGCTGATGAAACTGCTAACCCGACTTATCTTGTGCTAGATCTTTTTTCACAGGCTGAGCATGATGAAGATGCCTCCGCCGTGCTAATTACGCCGTCACGCCCACTGGCAGACGCTGTGCAAAAAGAAGCGGCACGCTGGCTTCCTAAAATGGCGCGTAAGCATATCATTCAAGCGGCTATCCAGCGCCACTCCGCAATTATCTTGGTAAAAGATTTGGCTCAAGCCTGCGATGCAGCTAACCAGCTTGCCCCTGAGCATCTTGAGGTGCAAACAGCGCAGCCATGGGAGTTGCTGCCACATCTCAGGCATGCTGGAGCAATTTTTTTAGGCGAACACTCGAGCGAACCCGTTGGGGATTACTTTGCAGGTCCAAACCACACGCTGCCGACCAGCGGCACTGCACGCTTTTTCTCAGCGCTTTCTACACGCGACTTTCTCAAACGCACATCGATTATCCATTACACCAAAGCACGCCTGATGAAAACAGGCGAGAGCATTGCGGCATTTGCCGATGCCGAAGCGCTGCAGGCACATGCTGAAGCCATACGGATTCGATTGCGCCAATGA
- a CDS encoding LptF/LptG family permease: MKILTRYILKQHIAPFIFAFSTVIFVFTVQFLTRTLDRLVGKGLPIETIVELVVLQMAWMVVLAAPMASLVATLMTFGNLTSSLEMTAIRAGGISLWRVLVPVMVAGLVLTYLAERFGNIILPEANHRAKVLMMDISRQKPAFALKDNVFSDMIYGYAIMARKTVDTTSKLYGITIYDYSQPNVTALITADSAEMEFSSDGNHLLMTLYQGEMHEIDRDTRLSYRKVSFYLHRVLFDATGYSFERSDESSVSRGDRELSASDMLAICDSLTLHIKAAQQTFQQNLSEFLRELILPSALFRDSLRAQLDVSPEHLSRDVDSVLTDLAQHTTTNFSLDSLGYLRRIAGERREAAVDYAITILRNNMTVTSSALYTIDNQELAISAYMVEVHKKYALPFACFFFVLVGVPLGVLAKRGGFGVGAGLSLIFFLLYWIFLIGGEKLADRQLISPAVAMWSGNVAILLVGIVLLIRASGVELTGWRRTKSQTM; encoded by the coding sequence ATGAAGATTCTAACCCGATACATCTTAAAGCAGCACATCGCGCCGTTCATCTTTGCCTTCTCTACGGTGATTTTCGTCTTCACGGTGCAATTTCTGACACGCACGCTGGATAGATTGGTAGGAAAAGGGCTACCGATTGAGACCATTGTAGAGCTGGTGGTGCTGCAAATGGCGTGGATGGTGGTGCTGGCTGCGCCGATGGCGTCGCTGGTTGCAACCTTGATGACCTTTGGCAACCTGACAAGTTCGCTGGAGATGACCGCAATTCGGGCGGGTGGCATCTCACTGTGGCGTGTGCTGGTCCCCGTAATGGTCGCAGGGCTGGTGCTGACCTATCTGGCTGAACGATTTGGCAACATTATCCTACCAGAAGCCAATCACCGTGCAAAAGTCCTGATGATGGATATCTCGCGCCAGAAGCCAGCCTTCGCCTTGAAAGACAATGTCTTTTCTGATATGATTTATGGCTATGCGATTATGGCACGCAAAACCGTGGACACCACGTCCAAACTTTACGGCATAACAATCTACGATTACTCTCAGCCGAACGTAACGGCGCTGATTACAGCTGATTCAGCGGAAATGGAATTTAGCAGCGATGGCAATCATCTGCTTATGACGCTCTATCAAGGTGAGATGCATGAAATTGACCGTGACACACGCCTCAGTTACCGCAAGGTGAGTTTCTACCTCCATCGTGTGCTCTTTGACGCTACAGGCTACAGCTTTGAGCGCTCTGATGAAAGCAGCGTCTCGCGTGGAGACCGTGAGCTTTCTGCCAGCGATATGCTTGCAATCTGCGATAGCCTAACCTTACACATCAAGGCGGCTCAGCAAACTTTCCAGCAAAACTTATCGGAGTTTTTGCGAGAGCTTATTTTGCCGAGTGCGCTTTTTCGTGATAGCTTGCGGGCACAGTTAGATGTCTCACCAGAGCATTTAAGCCGAGATGTGGACTCGGTGCTGACTGACCTCGCGCAGCACACAACCACAAATTTCTCATTGGATTCACTGGGCTATCTGCGCCGCATTGCAGGTGAGCGACGCGAGGCAGCTGTAGATTACGCCATCACGATACTGCGCAACAATATGACAGTAACATCCTCGGCGCTCTACACGATTGATAACCAAGAACTTGCAATTAGTGCCTATATGGTAGAAGTGCACAAAAAGTATGCGCTGCCGTTTGCGTGCTTTTTCTTCGTGCTGGTCGGCGTGCCGTTGGGAGTATTGGCTAAGCGGGGAGGCTTTGGCGTGGGAGCTGGTCTTTCGTTGATATTTTTTTTGCTATATTGGATATTCCTCATCGGCGGAGAGAAGCTTGCGGATCGGCAACTTATTTCTCCTGCTGTCGCGATGTGGAGCGGCAATGTTGCGATTCTTCTGGTTGGTATCGTTCTGCTTATTCGCGCTTCTGGTGTAGAACTAACAGGCTGGCGACGCACAAAATCCCAAACAATGTGA
- a CDS encoding OmpA family protein: protein MSYKKLLSYFLCSTVLSAIVAGCAACSSAPIPPPRPVIKLFEAKYNIIEEGKSTTISWAVEDADTVEISEIGFVEASGSKTLQPSKTTTYTLRASKEGMVTEMPISVTVTPPPPAPTVTLSASPTKIKAEEKAVLSWNAQNAEYVELREGNTLIGLFQPKGTYEVVGKTKGTLNYTITAFGRGGKGNANASIEVTDFTVGDKIAISINFPTGSAVIPRSELPKLDEVINLLKQKPNLVVEISGHTDNTGGGKPPVKGKKESDAAFEKRLKQFEERRKKQNQALSLRRAAAVRTYLIQQKIAARRMTVRGAGESEPVASNDTEEGRAQNRRIELRAIGTLQDIEKQRERAKQVRKQRGQ from the coding sequence ATGAGTTACAAAAAACTCCTCTCATACTTCCTTTGCTCGACGGTGCTCAGCGCTATTGTAGCTGGGTGTGCTGCATGCAGTTCTGCGCCGATTCCACCACCCAGACCTGTTATCAAACTTTTTGAAGCAAAGTATAACATCATCGAAGAAGGAAAATCCACCACTATTTCTTGGGCAGTGGAAGATGCGGATACTGTAGAAATTAGCGAAATTGGATTTGTTGAAGCCTCTGGCTCTAAGACACTTCAGCCGTCTAAGACCACAACCTATACCCTACGCGCTTCCAAAGAAGGAATGGTTACTGAAATGCCAATTAGCGTTACAGTAACGCCACCGCCACCTGCACCCACCGTAACGCTATCGGCAAGCCCTACCAAAATCAAAGCAGAAGAAAAAGCTGTGTTGTCTTGGAATGCTCAAAACGCAGAGTATGTCGAGCTTCGTGAAGGCAATACGCTAATCGGTCTCTTCCAGCCAAAAGGCACATATGAGGTAGTCGGCAAAACCAAAGGCACATTGAACTATACCATCACGGCTTTTGGGCGAGGTGGAAAAGGCAATGCAAATGCTTCCATAGAGGTAACTGACTTTACAGTCGGCGATAAAATCGCTATCTCAATCAACTTTCCAACTGGTAGTGCGGTCATTCCTCGCTCTGAACTGCCAAAGTTAGACGAAGTAATTAACCTCTTGAAGCAAAAGCCCAACTTAGTGGTAGAAATCTCAGGCCACACCGATAACACGGGTGGTGGCAAGCCACCAGTTAAAGGCAAGAAGGAATCTGACGCTGCGTTTGAGAAGCGTCTGAAGCAGTTTGAAGAACGTCGCAAGAAGCAGAATCAAGCGCTTTCGCTGCGCCGTGCAGCGGCAGTGCGCACCTACCTTATTCAGCAGAAAATTGCAGCGCGCCGTATGACCGTGCGTGGGGCAGGTGAATCAGAGCCTGTTGCCAGCAATGATACCGAGGAAGGGCGAGCACAAAACCGCCGCATTGAGCTACGCGCTATTGGTACCCTGCAGGATATTGAAAAGCAGCGTGAGCGTGCAAAGCAGGTGCGCAAGCAAAGGGGGCAATAA